A region of Alteromonadaceae bacterium 2753L.S.0a.02 DNA encodes the following proteins:
- a CDS encoding arsenate reductase, giving the protein MKILFICTHNRCRSILSEAICNHLAGAQLQGFSAGSQPVGEVHPLSLKYLDEHGISTEGLRSKSWHEFENNKPDIAITVCDSAANEACPVWFGDCVTLHWGLQDPSKLQGSDAEIKSAFYNVMSTIEQRVHALLALNLADRPQTEWRDALARIIQEVN; this is encoded by the coding sequence ATGAAAATCTTATTTATCTGCACTCACAATCGTTGCCGAAGCATTCTTAGCGAAGCAATCTGCAACCATTTGGCGGGAGCGCAGTTACAGGGTTTTAGTGCGGGAAGTCAGCCGGTCGGAGAGGTTCACCCCTTATCCCTGAAATATCTCGACGAACACGGAATTTCAACTGAAGGGCTACGCAGCAAGTCGTGGCACGAATTCGAAAACAATAAGCCGGATATCGCGATAACAGTGTGCGATAGCGCTGCAAATGAAGCCTGCCCCGTGTGGTTTGGCGATTGTGTTACCTTGCATTGGGGTTTGCAAGATCCCTCAAAATTACAAGGCAGCGATGCTGAAATCAAAAGCGCATTTTATAATGTAATGAGCACAATTGAGCAACGCGTACATGCCCTACTTGCACTGAATCTCGCTGATCGACCTCAAACAGAATGGCGCGATGCTCTGGCGCGCATAATTCAGGAAGTGAATTAA
- a CDS encoding ArsR family transcriptional regulator, which yields MYIRILMTTTTRFFKCLSDETRLSIMLLIFTEGELCVCELISALQDSQPKVSRHLAQLRNCGLLQDERRGQWVYYKLHHNLPLWAHNVLREVADARLSHLTELKTKLTANAC from the coding sequence ATGTACATACGTATATTAATGACTACTACCACACGTTTTTTTAAATGTCTCTCCGACGAAACGCGCCTTAGCATCATGCTCCTCATATTCACAGAGGGAGAACTTTGTGTATGTGAATTGATTTCAGCGCTGCAAGACAGCCAACCGAAGGTGTCTCGCCATTTGGCTCAACTGCGCAATTGTGGACTGCTGCAAGATGAACGCCGCGGCCAATGGGTGTATTACAAGCTACACCATAACTTACCGCTTTGGGCGCATAACGTGCTTCGCGAAGTTGCTGATGCAAGGCTCTCTCACCTTACGGAATTAAAAACAAAATTAACAGCAAACGCGTGTTAA
- a CDS encoding xylan 1,4-beta-xylosidase, producing the protein MPQYITNPILPGFNPDPSIVRVDDDYYIATSTFEWYPGVQIHHSKDLKHWRLISRPLNRADLLDMRGVPDSCGVWAPCLSYCDGLFYLIYTSVKRFDGSFKDTPNYLTSCTTIDGEWKTPTYLNCSGFDPSLFHDDDGRKYLVNMVWDHRHKRHPFAGVYLQEYSEKQQKLVGPITNIFGGSALGLTEAPHLYKRNDYYYLLTAEGGTGYNHAMTLARSRNITGPYQTDPEGYLLTAKDNLDLPLQRCGHGDIVETQTGDHYIVHLCSRPLPGPKRSPMGRETALQPVQWLDNWCRIPGSKGNGLPKIEFEIPSVVKQPWPSDPSRDDFDSATLNNSFQWLRTPFPEAFMSLTERPGWLRLRGKESIGSWFEQALVARRQEHFNYTAETCLDFHPLNFQQMAGLVVYYNAHKFHYLYLSVDDQKQRFIDIMSCEGNSTLSVEYPLQQGSLDTSFTSPRYLLPQNKPVFLRAVVNMHNLQFWYSTDAKRWVKLPVNLDYSLISDEAGKGEGVNFTGAFVGVAAQDVSGQNIAADFDYFEYLGR; encoded by the coding sequence GTGCCACAGTACATTACCAATCCCATTCTGCCGGGGTTTAATCCAGACCCATCAATCGTGAGGGTTGATGATGATTACTACATAGCCACTTCAACCTTTGAATGGTATCCGGGCGTACAAATCCATCATTCCAAAGATCTGAAACATTGGCGCCTCATTTCCAGGCCATTAAATCGTGCAGATTTATTGGATATGCGTGGAGTGCCCGATTCCTGTGGGGTTTGGGCTCCCTGTTTGAGTTATTGCGACGGGTTATTTTATTTAATTTATACCAGCGTGAAGCGTTTTGACGGCAGTTTTAAGGATACGCCAAATTACTTAACAAGCTGTACCACAATTGATGGCGAGTGGAAAACGCCCACATATTTAAACTGCAGTGGCTTTGACCCCTCATTGTTTCACGACGATGATGGGCGTAAATATCTGGTTAACATGGTTTGGGATCACCGTCATAAACGGCATCCATTTGCTGGTGTTTATTTACAGGAATACAGCGAAAAACAGCAAAAATTGGTTGGCCCCATTACAAATATATTTGGAGGTTCCGCGTTGGGTCTCACCGAAGCGCCGCACTTATATAAGCGCAACGACTATTATTATTTACTTACCGCGGAGGGGGGCACAGGTTATAACCATGCGATGACCTTAGCGCGTTCTCGCAATATTACCGGGCCATATCAAACCGACCCGGAAGGTTACCTGCTGACAGCAAAAGATAATTTGGATTTGCCACTGCAACGCTGCGGACACGGCGATATTGTGGAAACGCAAACGGGTGATCACTACATCGTCCACTTATGCAGCCGACCGCTACCGGGACCAAAACGCTCTCCTATGGGTCGGGAAACAGCGTTGCAACCGGTGCAATGGCTCGATAACTGGTGCCGTATTCCTGGATCGAAGGGTAATGGTTTACCGAAAATTGAATTCGAAATTCCCTCGGTTGTCAAACAACCCTGGCCGAGCGATCCAAGTAGAGACGACTTTGATTCCGCAACTCTGAATAACAGCTTTCAATGGTTGCGCACCCCTTTTCCGGAAGCATTCATGAGTCTCACTGAGAGGCCGGGATGGTTGCGATTACGGGGGAAGGAATCCATAGGGTCGTGGTTCGAACAAGCGTTGGTTGCACGTCGACAGGAACACTTCAATTACACGGCAGAAACCTGTCTCGATTTTCACCCACTAAATTTCCAGCAAATGGCAGGCTTGGTGGTTTATTACAATGCTCACAAATTTCACTACCTGTATCTCTCAGTCGACGATCAAAAACAGCGTTTTATCGACATTATGAGTTGTGAGGGCAACTCAACATTAAGTGTCGAATACCCATTACAGCAGGGCTCACTTGACACGTCTTTTACTAGCCCGAGGTATTTACTGCCACAAAACAAACCCGTATTTTTGCGCGCCGTTGTGAACATGCACAATTTACAGTTCTGGTATTCGACAGATGCAAAACGTTGGGTAAAGCTCCCGGTAAACCTGGATTATTCCCTAATATCGGATGAGGCGGGAAAAGGCGAGGGGGTAAATTTTACTGGTGCTTTTGTTGGCGTTGCCGCCCAAGATGTCTCTGGACAAAATATTGCCGCAGATTTTGATTATTTTGAATACCTGGGAAGATGA
- a CDS encoding ankyrin repeat protein has protein sequence MLAAEINIRQQNYATAAEQYKSAAAQNNAQAQFHLANMYFLGKGVAKNETAAMHYLNAAAQQGLPAAMFNLGVKLREANENRSTSLIRLSASQGYAPATKYLENLSTQTPQKSLSNGAIATNWFNSVQRGDITTLTQLYKQKNNIDLTDESGRTGLYIAIDNNNKATFNWLLQYGASSDHTDKFGETPIHLAIAREQVAMLETLLIKSRQKSIRLKNGDNLLHYAIRRHKFTLLSLLLNSTSLEPSENTIAINQLNMQQMTPLDLCGNTSAENCVNLLASKGGRHGNATAVLKENYLVNLQLAQLEKPVRSDTLVPVILAANTELLEAVLKENRQLITQPLKNGGYLLEVAVTSNKIDTLNGLLSVDYAIPQEQLSGALLQAVNQNKLSFAKRLLEVGANPLDQDTHKATVLNAAIKQQHLEMARLLLNWTKAHKTLDGKADYSNSLLLASKSNFTELMPDLIDLKVKDSYDELGRSALWFSSFNCSGTIVDALLKKGFDANRVDKDGRTPLFIAVQKGCVAATDLLLEVTSPNTQSLAGSTPLMAAALNGSNQLVGKLLAHDADPNLRDNQGNSALIKAVESDSIDVIAMLINAGANRNRKNKLGLSAVDIADRLQNEAHRYFQKR, from the coding sequence TTGCTTGCTGCCGAAATAAATATACGACAGCAAAACTACGCAACCGCTGCCGAACAATATAAATCTGCAGCCGCCCAAAATAACGCACAGGCTCAATTTCACCTTGCTAACATGTATTTTTTAGGCAAAGGTGTGGCTAAAAACGAGACAGCGGCAATGCACTATTTAAACGCCGCAGCCCAACAAGGACTTCCAGCTGCCATGTTCAATCTGGGCGTAAAATTACGAGAAGCCAACGAGAATCGCTCTACCAGCTTGATACGGTTATCAGCAAGTCAGGGATATGCTCCAGCAACAAAGTATCTTGAAAACCTCAGCACCCAAACGCCTCAAAAATCATTATCGAACGGCGCCATCGCCACGAATTGGTTTAATTCTGTTCAACGTGGCGATATCACCACGCTTACTCAACTGTACAAACAAAAGAACAATATTGATTTAACAGACGAATCTGGACGCACCGGCTTGTATATCGCAATAGATAATAACAACAAAGCTACATTTAATTGGCTGCTGCAGTACGGCGCTTCATCAGACCATACCGACAAATTCGGCGAAACGCCGATACACCTCGCCATTGCAAGAGAACAGGTAGCCATGCTGGAAACGCTACTCATCAAGAGTCGCCAAAAATCAATACGCTTAAAAAACGGCGACAACCTCTTACACTACGCAATTCGCCGCCATAAATTTACTTTATTGTCACTTTTATTAAATTCCACATCACTTGAACCTTCAGAAAACACTATCGCGATAAACCAACTTAATATGCAACAGATGACCCCTCTTGATTTATGTGGGAATACATCTGCAGAAAATTGTGTGAATCTTCTAGCTTCAAAAGGTGGCCGGCACGGTAATGCCACAGCAGTTTTAAAAGAGAATTATTTAGTAAATCTACAACTCGCACAACTGGAGAAACCGGTACGCAGTGACACTTTGGTTCCCGTAATTCTCGCAGCGAATACTGAACTGCTTGAGGCAGTACTTAAGGAGAACCGGCAGCTCATAACCCAACCTTTGAAAAACGGTGGGTACTTGCTGGAGGTGGCGGTAACCTCAAACAAAATTGATACCTTAAACGGTCTTTTAAGTGTTGATTATGCTATTCCTCAAGAACAACTTAGCGGCGCGTTGCTTCAGGCTGTGAACCAAAATAAACTAAGCTTCGCGAAACGACTTCTTGAAGTAGGTGCAAATCCCTTAGACCAAGATACCCATAAAGCCACTGTTCTAAACGCAGCAATTAAGCAGCAACACCTCGAGATGGCTAGATTACTCCTGAATTGGACGAAGGCGCACAAGACCCTCGACGGTAAAGCGGACTACAGTAACTCTCTGTTACTTGCTAGCAAATCCAATTTCACTGAGCTCATGCCTGATCTCATCGATTTAAAAGTTAAAGATTCGTACGATGAACTGGGACGCAGCGCCCTTTGGTTCTCATCATTCAATTGCTCGGGGACTATTGTTGATGCACTGCTAAAAAAAGGATTTGACGCCAATCGTGTGGATAAAGACGGCAGAACACCCTTGTTTATTGCGGTTCAAAAAGGTTGTGTTGCCGCAACTGATCTCTTGTTAGAAGTGACATCACCAAACACTCAAAGTCTTGCGGGCTCAACGCCACTCATGGCTGCGGCCTTAAACGGCAGCAACCAACTGGTGGGCAAGCTTCTCGCGCATGATGCCGACCCGAACCTACGCGATAACCAAGGAAACAGTGCACTGATCAAGGCAGTAGAGTCTGATTCGATAGATGTAATTGCAATGCTGATAAATGCCGGCGCTAATCGTAATCGCAAAAATAAACTTGGTCTCTCTGCTGTTGATATTGCCGACCGATTGCAGAATGAAGCCCACAGATATTTTCAAAAACGTTAA
- a CDS encoding thioredoxin reductase: MHTLIIYFLIFGTPLLLAIALYLVLQKKKTSTAKVKWQEAQTSGLTEPASLHPVIDPAKCLGCGSCVSACPEGEILGLVNRKAKLVTPSACIGHGACREACPVDAITLVFGTETRGVEIPLLNENFETNVHGIYIAGELGGMGLIRNAITQGLQAVNAIAKSLEPASQNNKPQKYDLIIVGAGPAGLSAALAAKQKKIRYLLLEQDSIGGTLAHYPRGKIAMTRPAVLPLVGKFEFHEASKEGLIKFWNDVVVKTQLAINSGERVEEIETLEKGFLVKTPVASYTTAKVLLALGRRGTPRKLNVPGEELSKVVYRLVEPEQYAQKHVLVVGGGDSALEAALAVCDQPGSNTSLSYRSDAFSRAKQKNRERVLVAEKAGKLRVLLQSSVLKISVDEVTLKVKDSTIDLKNDQVIVCAGGILPTPFLRKIGIHIEEKFGQS; this comes from the coding sequence ATGCATACGCTTATCATTTACTTTTTGATTTTTGGGACACCCTTATTACTGGCAATTGCACTCTATTTAGTTTTGCAAAAGAAAAAGACCAGCACTGCAAAAGTAAAGTGGCAGGAAGCACAAACCTCAGGCCTAACGGAACCGGCGTCTCTCCACCCCGTCATTGACCCCGCCAAATGCCTGGGGTGCGGCTCCTGTGTAAGTGCCTGCCCGGAAGGGGAGATTTTGGGCCTAGTCAATCGTAAAGCGAAATTAGTCACACCCTCAGCCTGTATCGGCCACGGCGCATGTCGTGAGGCATGTCCAGTAGACGCAATTACTTTAGTTTTTGGAACAGAAACCCGAGGCGTTGAAATTCCACTGCTAAACGAAAATTTCGAAACTAATGTGCATGGAATTTATATCGCGGGAGAATTGGGCGGGATGGGCTTAATTCGCAATGCCATCACTCAAGGTTTACAGGCTGTTAACGCCATCGCTAAATCACTTGAGCCGGCGTCGCAAAACAATAAGCCGCAGAAATATGACTTAATTATCGTAGGTGCAGGACCAGCAGGATTAAGCGCTGCATTGGCAGCAAAACAAAAAAAAATACGCTATTTGCTTTTGGAACAGGATTCCATCGGAGGCACCCTCGCCCACTACCCCCGCGGTAAAATCGCCATGACCCGTCCTGCGGTTTTGCCTCTCGTGGGTAAATTTGAGTTTCACGAAGCAAGTAAAGAAGGCTTGATAAAGTTTTGGAATGATGTTGTTGTCAAAACGCAACTTGCAATTAACAGTGGCGAGCGGGTCGAAGAAATTGAAACTCTGGAAAAAGGTTTTCTTGTAAAGACGCCAGTAGCGAGCTATACCACGGCAAAAGTACTATTGGCTTTAGGCCGCAGAGGTACACCTCGCAAACTCAATGTTCCAGGGGAAGAGCTCTCGAAAGTTGTCTATCGTCTGGTAGAACCCGAGCAGTACGCTCAAAAACACGTTTTGGTGGTCGGTGGAGGAGATAGCGCTCTGGAAGCAGCTTTGGCTGTTTGCGATCAACCAGGCAGCAACACAAGTCTAAGTTACCGTAGTGATGCATTCTCCCGCGCGAAGCAAAAAAACCGGGAACGTGTTCTGGTTGCGGAAAAAGCTGGAAAATTGCGCGTACTTTTGCAGTCGAGCGTGTTAAAAATTAGCGTAGACGAAGTCACGTTGAAGGTAAAAGACTCTACAATTGACTTAAAAAACGATCAAGTTATTGTGTGCGCAGGCGGAATTTTACCGACGCCTTTCCTCAGAAAAATTGGTATACACATTGAAGAGAAATTCGGCCAAAGTTAA
- a CDS encoding TolA-binding protein codes for MNRWSLFALGFLWLLPALGWSQQTDPTAASLMIKNWYGAYSENPYILEIPFNEENLAEIAFRKSRLRYQIIYIPLSELARESATLRIGFFSDAKSSSEFARFLRLPSNMTKVKLAQESQYSEILAQLKSVSSQKVIIFTRESTSSAQGTAVTFRIAKDLYMKKKYWEAGRLYRMLSIFGDDKSAAWAMELVGLCYEKQQLFADAIHVYEALLSQFPSTSGIHRVEQRLRALQTAAQENKPQLKSTRSENRNARRYFVRGVLGQYYRTLSRTPVDGESEQILNAVTTDFDLRGALHSGDHNLSIRTTAWALNDKIDGDKSEIRVKRAALGYTNERYDFTLNLGRLKVFDAGIFSAFDGVALEYNFNEFFSVGAAAGTPRYFNSVYNVLDYNFYSLYSNWEMSSNWQLNSYVVKQTVNGVTDREAIGMRGQYISERLTSSLHIDYDTAFSELNSALFNAQYGLTQNTRLSVNYGHQRSPFLSATNVLVRKPDLDLVAYLENKENKDSLLDDALSLTAINDYFALNISTKIGEHEEFIVEYYNSELSDIPVLSANPDEPPSEYTSYAQQAAGVRLVLQQFLSGGDIANLALRQTLNEGSQSFQLFLSEKFRLLKNTLFVNPRINYTRTQYDDNNRGEQYLLRYSLWTAYRPRRNLELNLEIGKESINTQLKQFGYASQYIFGGFRWSF; via the coding sequence ATGAACCGTTGGAGTTTATTCGCGTTAGGGTTTTTGTGGTTGTTGCCAGCGCTGGGCTGGTCTCAGCAAACAGACCCAACCGCTGCAAGTTTAATGATTAAAAATTGGTACGGAGCCTACTCCGAAAACCCTTACATTTTAGAAATTCCTTTTAACGAGGAAAATCTTGCGGAAATTGCATTTCGTAAATCCCGTTTGCGCTACCAAATCATCTATATACCCCTCAGTGAGCTGGCCCGTGAGTCGGCAACTTTACGTATTGGTTTTTTCAGTGATGCTAAGAGTTCTTCCGAATTCGCCAGATTTCTGCGCTTACCATCAAACATGACGAAAGTAAAACTGGCGCAAGAATCCCAGTACAGCGAAATTTTGGCGCAACTGAAATCAGTATCTTCGCAAAAGGTAATCATATTTACTCGGGAATCCACTTCGAGTGCCCAGGGTACTGCAGTAACGTTTCGAATTGCTAAAGATCTATACATGAAGAAAAAATACTGGGAGGCAGGTCGTTTATACCGGATGTTAAGTATATTTGGTGACGACAAATCTGCAGCCTGGGCTATGGAGCTGGTTGGCTTGTGTTATGAAAAACAGCAGTTATTTGCAGATGCCATTCATGTTTATGAAGCGCTTTTATCACAATTTCCAAGTACTTCAGGTATTCATAGAGTGGAACAGCGATTGCGAGCCTTGCAAACGGCGGCGCAGGAAAACAAACCACAATTAAAGTCCACTCGCAGTGAAAATCGTAATGCCCGTCGATATTTCGTACGTGGAGTTTTAGGTCAATACTATCGAACCTTATCGCGTACACCGGTCGATGGCGAAAGCGAGCAAATTCTTAATGCAGTGACAACTGATTTTGACTTGCGCGGTGCCCTCCATAGCGGAGATCATAATTTGAGTATAAGAACTACCGCGTGGGCTTTGAATGATAAAATCGATGGGGATAAAAGCGAAATTCGCGTCAAACGGGCAGCCCTGGGCTACACCAATGAACGTTACGATTTCACATTGAACCTCGGTCGCCTTAAAGTATTTGATGCTGGAATTTTCAGCGCGTTCGATGGGGTGGCGCTGGAATACAATTTTAATGAGTTCTTCAGCGTCGGCGCGGCCGCGGGTACGCCGCGTTATTTTAATTCGGTCTACAATGTGCTCGACTACAATTTCTACAGTCTTTACAGTAATTGGGAAATGTCCAGTAATTGGCAACTCAATAGCTATGTGGTGAAACAAACAGTTAATGGGGTCACCGATCGAGAAGCGATTGGAATGCGCGGGCAATACATAAGTGAACGACTCACCAGTTCATTACATATTGATTACGATACGGCATTTTCTGAATTAAACAGCGCATTATTTAACGCTCAATACGGATTAACACAGAATACCCGGCTAAGCGTGAACTACGGTCATCAACGATCCCCCTTTTTGTCAGCCACCAATGTTTTAGTGCGAAAACCCGATCTAGATTTAGTTGCGTATCTCGAAAATAAGGAAAATAAAGATTCTCTGCTGGATGATGCGCTCTCGCTTACCGCCATTAACGACTATTTCGCACTGAATATTTCTACAAAAATAGGCGAACACGAGGAGTTCATTGTTGAGTATTACAATTCAGAGTTAAGTGATATTCCAGTGCTAAGTGCTAATCCAGACGAACCACCTAGTGAATATACTTCCTATGCGCAACAGGCCGCTGGTGTACGCTTGGTTTTGCAACAATTTTTGTCTGGTGGTGATATCGCTAATTTAGCATTGCGACAAACTTTGAACGAGGGTAGTCAGTCCTTTCAGTTATTTCTATCTGAGAAATTTCGGTTGCTGAAAAACACGTTATTTGTGAACCCGCGCATCAACTACACGCGCACCCAGTACGACGATAATAATCGCGGCGAACAATATCTGCTGCGTTATTCCTTATGGACCGCATACCGACCAAGAAGAAACCTGGAATTGAATTTGGAAATCGGAAAGGAATCCATCAATACCCAACTTAAACAATTCGGTTACGCCAGCCAATATATTTTCGGTGGGTTTCGTTGGAGTTTTTAA
- a CDS encoding phosphopantetheine binding protein, giving the protein MSAHFGASSKEPIAVLGMACRLPGAKSPNEFWELIKSGRREISKASDSRWRLSEALRDKSFLANASHAWYGGFLDDITGVDWRALRLHPREAKAMDPQHRLLLELAWEALEDAGYPVAQNEAHENHSTGVYIGIQWNDFFRLLCKDWQSLDGYSVVGNDLLFASNRISFSFNLPGPSQSIDCGCASGLVALQQGCNALWSGETEQALVGAVDLMVAPDSQLAMAATGMLSKTGNCRPLDANADGFVRGEGGVVLFLKPLSQVRPDERVHAVIRGVAAGHGGRSDWIMATPAATQADVIKSACKQADLAPGSLDYVELHGTGNLRGDPVEIAALAETVGANRTAGPCGIGSIKAQIGHLGPVAGLAGILKVILGLQHENLPQSCQPELENPALDLTACGLNAYSGGQSWVSDSSHTRRAGITALSLGGVAAHVVLEEAAPSLSRDSTSSPETLILPISARTPDSLQDLAGAYIHALQQCSNKQQLTDLCYTAGRGRAHHDYRMVAVADNTVDFVADITRQIQRLQQTPATAIPRQQTLVSGWSLNETQIAQCEAAGFTVINADRLTGNESRLMVLAFEDEAEKTLMLNLTEEMFTLFTLRRSTTSLPLTFWAKAYLEGAAPDFAQLIPGGRMCSAPSYRWQRKKMWPQWLTPELIGTPPGIYSVANNSASSLVSRLDIAGNPGIQVWQGSSATMVKDGQLVIDEIVAVVSEQSGISRAEIEFSPKVNVANIAESADIQIVLAPCGDTAKTTLNIYQRDANNHWVPLNAEPHQLGEVEQQAALQCDKILNELASAPLAKDRRNILHRYVIHTLVRVLQPDCELSLLETAHLTDLGLDSISVSEIKALVAKDLSLEIPASDVFNAQTAPDLTHELVRRYEAERLLAGINTQAKETPITPSDDHEILTL; this is encoded by the coding sequence ATGTCGGCACATTTTGGTGCAAGCTCCAAAGAACCAATAGCAGTACTCGGAATGGCTTGTCGGCTTCCCGGAGCTAAATCACCCAATGAGTTTTGGGAGTTGATCAAGAGTGGTCGGCGCGAAATTTCAAAAGCAAGTGATAGTCGGTGGCGGCTATCTGAAGCGTTGCGTGATAAATCTTTTTTAGCGAATGCCTCTCACGCCTGGTACGGTGGTTTTCTTGATGATATTACCGGTGTAGATTGGCGAGCTTTGAGATTACATCCGCGCGAAGCAAAAGCGATGGACCCGCAACATCGTTTGCTACTGGAATTGGCTTGGGAAGCCTTGGAAGATGCCGGTTACCCCGTTGCTCAAAACGAAGCGCACGAAAATCATTCAACCGGTGTGTATATCGGTATCCAATGGAACGATTTTTTTCGCCTGCTGTGCAAAGATTGGCAGAGTTTGGATGGTTATTCGGTAGTAGGTAACGATTTACTGTTCGCATCCAACCGCATTTCATTTTCCTTTAATTTGCCGGGGCCCAGTCAATCGATTGATTGCGGTTGCGCGTCTGGATTGGTAGCGCTACAACAGGGTTGTAATGCGCTTTGGTCGGGTGAAACAGAGCAGGCACTGGTGGGAGCGGTGGATTTAATGGTAGCGCCAGACTCGCAACTGGCGATGGCCGCAACCGGAATGTTGTCTAAAACAGGAAATTGCCGACCACTAGATGCAAATGCCGACGGATTCGTGCGAGGTGAAGGTGGCGTAGTTCTGTTTTTGAAACCCCTGTCGCAAGTACGGCCCGATGAGCGAGTGCACGCTGTAATTCGGGGCGTCGCCGCCGGCCACGGTGGTCGATCTGATTGGATAATGGCAACGCCCGCTGCCACCCAGGCTGATGTTATCAAAAGTGCCTGTAAGCAAGCAGACCTTGCACCGGGCAGTCTCGATTATGTTGAGTTGCACGGGACAGGCAATTTGCGGGGCGACCCCGTTGAAATCGCCGCGCTAGCGGAAACAGTCGGAGCAAACCGTACAGCTGGGCCCTGCGGTATAGGTTCGATAAAAGCCCAGATCGGCCATCTTGGGCCGGTAGCGGGCTTAGCGGGGATCCTCAAAGTCATTTTGGGTTTACAGCACGAGAATCTCCCCCAAAGCTGCCAACCAGAGCTGGAAAATCCGGCCCTTGATCTCACTGCATGTGGCCTTAATGCGTACAGCGGTGGTCAGTCTTGGGTGAGTGACAGCAGCCACACCCGTCGCGCCGGGATTACTGCGCTATCGTTGGGGGGCGTCGCTGCCCATGTCGTATTGGAGGAGGCGGCACCAAGCTTATCTCGCGATTCCACGTCATCACCTGAAACGTTAATTCTGCCGATTTCGGCGCGTACGCCAGATTCCCTGCAAGATCTGGCCGGCGCTTATATTCATGCTTTGCAGCAATGTTCAAATAAACAACAGCTTACCGATCTCTGTTACACGGCGGGTCGCGGACGTGCTCATCATGATTATCGGATGGTCGCAGTGGCAGATAACACTGTGGACTTTGTCGCAGATATTACACGTCAAATACAACGCTTGCAGCAAACTCCCGCTACGGCAATTCCGAGGCAACAAACGCTGGTCAGCGGTTGGTCGTTAAATGAAACGCAGATTGCGCAATGTGAAGCGGCGGGCTTTACCGTGATTAACGCAGACCGACTGACAGGGAATGAATCTCGTTTGATGGTATTGGCTTTTGAAGACGAAGCTGAAAAGACTCTGATGCTCAATTTAACTGAGGAGATGTTCACACTCTTCACGTTAAGGCGCAGCACAACATCTTTACCCCTGACGTTTTGGGCGAAGGCTTATCTGGAGGGCGCTGCGCCAGATTTTGCACAACTTATTCCTGGTGGTCGAATGTGTAGCGCACCCAGCTACCGTTGGCAGCGAAAAAAAATGTGGCCGCAATGGCTCACGCCAGAGCTGATTGGAACGCCTCCTGGAATATATTCCGTAGCAAACAACTCAGCTTCTTCTCTGGTCTCACGATTGGATATTGCCGGAAATCCAGGAATACAAGTGTGGCAAGGTTCCTCAGCAACAATGGTGAAAGACGGGCAGCTCGTTATAGACGAAATTGTCGCGGTGGTTTCCGAACAAAGCGGGATTAGCCGAGCAGAAATTGAATTTTCTCCCAAGGTCAATGTAGCGAATATCGCAGAGAGCGCAGACATTCAAATTGTGTTAGCACCTTGCGGCGACACGGCTAAAACCACACTTAATATTTATCAACGCGATGCCAACAATCATTGGGTGCCCTTGAATGCTGAGCCTCACCAACTCGGCGAAGTGGAACAGCAGGCTGCGTTGCAATGCGACAAAATTCTCAATGAACTGGCTTCTGCTCCTTTGGCTAAAGATCGCCGTAACATTCTGCACCGCTACGTGATTCACACGCTGGTTCGTGTGCTGCAACCCGATTGCGAACTCAGTCTGCTGGAAACTGCCCACCTCACAGATCTTGGCTTGGATTCCATCTCTGTATCTGAAATCAAGGCGCTGGTGGCTAAAGATTTATCGCTCGAAATACCAGCAAGTGACGTTTTCAACGCACAAACCGCCCCCGATTTAACACACGAATTGGTACGTCGCTATGAGGCCGAGCGGCTCCTTGCAGGAATTAATACCCAGGCCAAAGAAACTCCAATTACTCCATCAGACGACCACGAAATTCTGACGCTATGA